DNA sequence from the Brachybacterium sp. P6-10-X1 genome:
CGCCGGCCTCCGGCAGATCGCCCGCCCTCTCATCGACCATCTGGGACGATGTGAGACGCCCGAGGGACGGGCGGACGGAGGGGACGACGCATGATCGCGATCATCATCGCGGGAGCCGCCTCTCTCGCCCTGTCCATCCTCGGCACCCCGCTGTTCATCAAGCTGCTGGTCAAGAAGAGCTACGGCCAGTTCGTCCGCGACGACGGCCCCACCTCCCACGCCACCAAGCGCGGCACGCCCACCATGGGCGGTGTCGCCATCATCCTGGCCACCTTGCTCGCCTACGGCCTCTCCCACCTGCTCACCCAGACCTGGCCGAGCGTCTCGGTGCTGCTGGTGCTGTTCCTCATGGTGGGTCTCGGCGTCGTCGGCTTCCTCGACGACTACCTCAAGATCGCCCAGCAGCGCAGCCTGGGGCTCCGCCCCCGCGCGAAGCTGCTCGGCCAGTTCCTGGTCGCCACGGCCTTCGCCGTGCTCGCCCTGCTGTTCCCCGACGGCACCGGGAACACCCCGGCCTCCACGCAGATCTCCTTCGTCCGCGACATCGAGTGGCTCGACCTCGCCTTCGCCGGGACCGTGGTCGGTTTCATCCTCTTCGCCATCTGGGCGAACTTCCTGGTCGCCGCGTGGTCCAACGGCGTGAACCTCACCGACGGGCTCGACGGTCTGGCCAGCGGGGCGACCATCATCTTCACCGCCGCCTATCTCGTCATCTCCTTCTGGCAGTGGCGCCAGGTGTGCAACGTCGACCTCGACGCCGGGGGAGTGGTGCACTGCTACGCCTCCCGCGATCCGCTGGACGTCGCCGTCCTGTGCGCCGCGATCATCGGGGCCTGCGTCGGCTTCCTGTGGTGGAACACCTCGCCCGCGAAGATCTTCATGGGCGACACCGGCTCCCTCGCGCTCGGCGGCGCGATCGCCGGACTGACCATCGTCTCGCGCACCGAGGTCCTCGGCGCCATCATCGGCGGCCTGTTCGTCCTCATCTCGCTGTCGGTGATCATCCAGGTCGGCAGCTTCAAGATGACCGGCAAGCGCGTGTTCCGGATGGCACCGCTGCAGCACCACTTCGAGCTCAAGGGCTGGAACGAGGTCACCATCGTGGTGCGCTTCTGGATCGTCGCCGGCATCCTCGCCGGCGTCGGCCTGGGCATCTTCTACCTCGACGCCCTGCCGAGGCTCACCTCATGAGCGCGCCCGTCGCGGATCGTCCCTGGCCCGGACTCGACGTCTCCGGGGTGTCGATCCTGGTCGCCGGGTTCGGCGTCTCCGGCTACGCGGTGGCCGACCAGACCATGCAGCGCGGCGCCGACGTGCTCGTCGTCGACGGCGCCGAGACCCCTGAGATCCGCGAGCGTGCCGAGGTCCTCGAGGTCCTCGGCGTCGAGGTCCGTCTGGGCGGCGAGCACGCCCTCGTCCTGCCGAGCGACCGCGCCGTCGACCTCGTGGTCACCTCGCCCGGCTGGCGCCCCGACCAGCCCTTGCTGGCCGCCGCGGCCGCAGCGGGGATCCCGATCTGGAGCGAGGTCGAGCTGGCCCGGCGCATGCAGAGCGCCGACGGCCCCGACTGGCTGGCCGTCACCGGCACCAACGGCAAGACCACCACGGTCACCATGCTCGAATCGATCCTCCAGCAGGCGGGACTGCGCGCCGTCGCCTGCGGCAACGTGGGCCTTCCCGTGATCGAGGCGGCCCTGGACCCCGAGGGCTTCGACGTGCTCGCCATCGAGCTCTCCAGCTTCCAGCTGCACTGGACCGAGCACCTGGACTGCGAGGCGGCAGCCGTGCTGAACGTCAGCCCCGACCATCTGGACTGGCACGGCGGTGCCGCGGAGTACGCCCGCGCCAAGGGCCGGATCTTCGAGGGTGTGAGCACCGCCTGCGTCTACAACACGGCCGACGTGATCACCCGGGAGCTGGTCGAGGACGCCGACGTCCGCGAGGGCGCCCGCGCCGTCGGCCTCACGCTGGGATCCCCGGGGCTCTCCGAGCTCGGGGTCGTCGACGGCATGCTCGTCGACCGGGCGTTCCTCACCCAGCGGCGCACGTCCGCGGCGGAGCTCGCGACCCTCGAGGACCTCGCGCACCTGGGCCCGCAGGGCGCCGGCCCCCACGTCGTGCTCGACGCCCTCGCCGCCGCGGCCCTGGCCCGCGCCCACGGCATCCAGGCGATCGCGATCCGCGACGGGCTGCGGGCCTACCGGATGGGCAGCCACCGCGCCCAGCTGCTGGCCACGATCGAGGGCATCAGCTACGTCGATGACACCAAGGCCACCAACCCCGCGGCCGCCTCCGCCTCGCTGCGCGCGGCCGAGCGGATCGTGTGGATCGCCGGCGGCGACACCAAGGGCGCGGACCTCGACGAGCTCGTCGGCCAGGTCCGCGACCGGCTGGTCGGGGTGGTCCTGCTGGGGGCCGACGAGCGGCCGTTCACCGCTGCCCTGACGCGACACGCCCCCGAGGTCCCCGTCCGCCGGGTCGATCCGGGTGACACTGACGACGTCGCCGGGCGCTCCCGACTCATGGAGGACGCGGTGCGGGCCGCACGATCCCTCGCCTCGGCCGGGGACGTGGTGCTGCTGGCACCGGCCGCAGCCTCCATCGATCAGTTCCGTGACTATGCGGAACGGGGGGATCTGTTCGCGGCGGCCGTGACCCGAGGGCCAGGAGCGAGCTCATGACGATCGAGGAGACCCGGCGGGATGGCCGACGGTCCACCGGTGTCGTCCGCCCCGACGAGGACCAGCCGCTGGGCAACATCAGCTCCCGCATGCGCGAGGGGGTCGGGTCCTGGCTGAGGTCCCCGGCCCTGGACTTCTACGGCCTGATCGTCATCGGAGCCCTGTTGATCAGCGTCGGGCTCGTGATGGTGCTGTCCTCGACCGCGGTGCTGAACATCGCCAAGGGCAACTCCGGCTATGCGGGACTGCTGCGCCAGGGCACCTTCGCCGCCATGGGGCTCGTGCTGCTGGTCGTCGCCGCCTGCCTGCCCCCGGGCTTCTACCGCAAGGCGGCCTGGCCGTTGTTCGGGATCGGCCTCGCGCTGCAGTGCCTGGTGTTCGTCCCCGGACTGGGCGTGGCCGTGGACGGCAACCGCAACTGGGTCAGCATCGGCGGGCAGACCCTGCAGCCCTCCGAGTTCCTCAAGCTCGCCCTCGCCGTGTGGCTGGGAGCGCTGCTGTCCACCAAACGTCCGCTGCTGCACAAGCCCGGCCACCTGCTCTTCCCGCTGCTCCCGGGGGTGGTCCTCGCACTCGGCCTGGTGATGGCCGGCCATGACCTCGGCACCATGATGATCATGGCGATGCTCGTCGCGAGCGCCGTCTGGGTGTCCGGCGTCCCGCGGCGCTGGTTCATGGCGGCCGGCGTGGCGGGGGCCCTCGGGATCGTCGCGATGACCGTCACCAGCGCGAACCGCATGGCCCGCATCGGCAACTGGCTCCACGGGGTCTGCGAGGGCGATTCCTGCTACCAGTCCGACCAGGGGCTGATGGGCCTGGCCGAGGGCGGCTGGTGGGGCGTCGGCCTCGGGGAGTCCCGCCAGAAGTGGGGGCGCCTGCCCGCCGCCGAGGACGACTACATCTTCGCCATCATCGGCGAGGAGCTCGGGCTGATCGGCACCCTCGGGGTGCTCGCCCTGTTCACGGTGCTGGCGCTGCTCATGTTCCGCATGATCACCCGCATCGACGACCACTTCCTGCAGATCACCATCGCCGGCATCAGCGCCTGGCTGCTCGGTCAGGCCTTCGTGAACATGATGGTGGTCACCGGCCTCCTGCCCGTGATCGGTGTGCCGCTGCCGTTCATCTCCTCCGGGGGCTCCGCCCTGCTCGCCTCCATGACGGCGCTGGGAGTGCTGATCTCCTTCGCCCGCCGTGAGCCCGGTGCCCCGGAGGCGATCAGCGCCCGCCTGGGATCGGTGCGCCGCTCCATCAGCGTGCTGCCCGCCCCCCGGGACGCCGCGTCCTCCTCGCGTCCCCGCCGCGCGAGCCGCGCCAAGGGCACGAAGCGCGCCCCCGGATCGAACCGCCCGAAGCGCGCGAGGGGGTCGAAGCGCTCGACCCGTCGGACGGGTCGATCCTCGGCGTCGTCCTCCTCGTCCGCCTCGTCCTCCTCGTCCCGAAGGACCCGATGACCACCCAGCCCCCGCCCCGCATCCTGCTCGCCGGGGGCGGCAGCGCCGGACACGTCTCCCCGCTGCTCGCCACCGCCGCCCAGATCACCCGCCGCAGCCCCGAGGCCGAGGTGCTCGTCCTGGGCACCCCGGACGGCCTGGAGACGGACCTCGTCCCGGCCGCCGGCTACGAGCTGACCACGATCGAGAAGGTCCCCTTCCCGCGCCGCCCCGACGCCGCCGCGCTGCGCTTCCCCGGGCGCTTCGGCGGCACCCTCCGCCACGTCCGCTCCCTGCTGCGCGGGCGCGGCATCGACGTGGTGGCCGGCTTCGGCGGCTACGTGTGCCCGCCCGCCTACCTCGCCGCCGCCTCGGCGCGACTGCCCGTCGTGGTCCACGAGGCCAACCGCCGTCCCGGCCTGGCCAACCGGCTGGGTGCCCGCCGCGCCGCCGCCGTGCTCACGGCCTTCGAAGGCACCCCCCTGCCCCGGGCGCGCCGCATCGGCATGCCGATGCGCGAGGGCATCGCCCATCTCGATCGCGCGAGTCACCGCGAGGAGGCCGTGGCGCGCTTCGGGCTCGACCCCGCCCGACCCGTGCTGCTGGCCACCGGCGGCTCCCTCGGCGCCCAGCGGCTCAACGCCGCGGTCTCCGCGGCCGCCGAGGCCTTCACCGCCGGAGGAGCCCAGATCCTCCACGTCACCGGCCGCGGCAAGGCCGACGGGGTCCGGGAGCACCCCGGCTATCGGGTGGTGGAGTACGTCGGCGCGATGGAGGACGCCTACGCCGCCGCCGATCTCGCCCTGACCCGCTCCGGCGCCGGCACCGTCAGCGAGCTGACCGCCGTGGGCCTGCCCGCGGTGCTGGTCCCGCTGCCGATCGGCAACGGCGAGCAGGCGCTGAACGGCCAGGAGGTCGTGGCCGCCGGCGGCGCCCTGATGGTGCCCGACGCCGAGCTCGACGCCGCCCACCTGCGTGGCAAGGTGCTC
Encoded proteins:
- a CDS encoding glycosyltransferase, with protein sequence MTTQPPPRILLAGGGSAGHVSPLLATAAQITRRSPEAEVLVLGTPDGLETDLVPAAGYELTTIEKVPFPRRPDAAALRFPGRFGGTLRHVRSLLRGRGIDVVAGFGGYVCPPAYLAAASARLPVVVHEANRRPGLANRLGARRAAAVLTAFEGTPLPRARRIGMPMREGIAHLDRASHREEAVARFGLDPARPVLLATGGSLGAQRLNAAVSAAAEAFTAGGAQILHVTGRGKADGVREHPGYRVVEYVGAMEDAYAAADLALTRSGAGTVSELTAVGLPAVLVPLPIGNGEQALNGQEVVAAGGALMVPDAELDAAHLRGKVLPLLQDEPRRLAMAEAARAFGITDAAEVMADVVTGVARRA
- the mraY gene encoding phospho-N-acetylmuramoyl-pentapeptide-transferase, which gives rise to MIAIIIAGAASLALSILGTPLFIKLLVKKSYGQFVRDDGPTSHATKRGTPTMGGVAIILATLLAYGLSHLLTQTWPSVSVLLVLFLMVGLGVVGFLDDYLKIAQQRSLGLRPRAKLLGQFLVATAFAVLALLFPDGTGNTPASTQISFVRDIEWLDLAFAGTVVGFILFAIWANFLVAAWSNGVNLTDGLDGLASGATIIFTAAYLVISFWQWRQVCNVDLDAGGVVHCYASRDPLDVAVLCAAIIGACVGFLWWNTSPAKIFMGDTGSLALGGAIAGLTIVSRTEVLGAIIGGLFVLISLSVIIQVGSFKMTGKRVFRMAPLQHHFELKGWNEVTIVVRFWIVAGILAGVGLGIFYLDALPRLTS
- the ftsW gene encoding putative lipid II flippase FtsW, giving the protein MTIEETRRDGRRSTGVVRPDEDQPLGNISSRMREGVGSWLRSPALDFYGLIVIGALLISVGLVMVLSSTAVLNIAKGNSGYAGLLRQGTFAAMGLVLLVVAACLPPGFYRKAAWPLFGIGLALQCLVFVPGLGVAVDGNRNWVSIGGQTLQPSEFLKLALAVWLGALLSTKRPLLHKPGHLLFPLLPGVVLALGLVMAGHDLGTMMIMAMLVASAVWVSGVPRRWFMAAGVAGALGIVAMTVTSANRMARIGNWLHGVCEGDSCYQSDQGLMGLAEGGWWGVGLGESRQKWGRLPAAEDDYIFAIIGEELGLIGTLGVLALFTVLALLMFRMITRIDDHFLQITIAGISAWLLGQAFVNMMVVTGLLPVIGVPLPFISSGGSALLASMTALGVLISFARREPGAPEAISARLGSVRRSISVLPAPRDAASSSRPRRASRAKGTKRAPGSNRPKRARGSKRSTRRTGRSSASSSSSASSSSSRRTR
- the murD gene encoding UDP-N-acetylmuramoyl-L-alanine--D-glutamate ligase, encoding MSAPVADRPWPGLDVSGVSILVAGFGVSGYAVADQTMQRGADVLVVDGAETPEIRERAEVLEVLGVEVRLGGEHALVLPSDRAVDLVVTSPGWRPDQPLLAAAAAAGIPIWSEVELARRMQSADGPDWLAVTGTNGKTTTVTMLESILQQAGLRAVACGNVGLPVIEAALDPEGFDVLAIELSSFQLHWTEHLDCEAAAVLNVSPDHLDWHGGAAEYARAKGRIFEGVSTACVYNTADVITRELVEDADVREGARAVGLTLGSPGLSELGVVDGMLVDRAFLTQRRTSAAELATLEDLAHLGPQGAGPHVVLDALAAAALARAHGIQAIAIRDGLRAYRMGSHRAQLLATIEGISYVDDTKATNPAAASASLRAAERIVWIAGGDTKGADLDELVGQVRDRLVGVVLLGADERPFTAALTRHAPEVPVRRVDPGDTDDVAGRSRLMEDAVRAARSLASAGDVVLLAPAAASIDQFRDYAERGDLFAAAVTRGPGASS